In Magnetospirillum sp. XM-1, a single window of DNA contains:
- a CDS encoding PAS domain S-box protein — MTPRLLLALLLPFAACGLQLLLWDDLIKPYVWFLFFPTAFGSAWLGGKRGGIGGTLISALLVWSVFMPPRFSLALEQASSIFAIVIFVLQGCLLSWFFERLRKTQELARAGYDATFDQAAVGIALVAPDGRWLRVNRKLCAIIGYSREELLAKTFQDITHPDDLDADLELVRRMLAKEIDTYTMEKRYLHKDGDVIWANLTVSLVRTPDGVPDHFISVIEDISKRKAAEAALRESEAQLRQAEALASLGHWSCDPHSGAQTWSEEIHTYFGRDPALPPVALPEMEPYFVAESWARLSAMVKRAVTDGLPYECDAELVRPDGTHHWVTVRGQAIRDAAGQVVALRGTMQDITARKRVEDDLRHRNEELEHFDQLTVGRELRMIELKREVNALAQELGRAPPYAMGFTDEVPE; from the coding sequence ATGACGCCCCGCCTGCTGCTTGCCCTGCTGCTTCCTTTCGCCGCCTGCGGCTTGCAGTTGCTGCTGTGGGATGACCTGATCAAACCCTATGTGTGGTTCCTGTTCTTCCCCACCGCCTTCGGTTCCGCCTGGCTTGGCGGCAAGCGAGGCGGCATCGGCGGCACGCTGATCAGCGCGCTGCTGGTCTGGTCCGTGTTCATGCCGCCGCGCTTTTCCCTTGCGCTGGAACAGGCGTCGTCGATCTTCGCCATCGTTATCTTCGTCCTCCAGGGCTGCCTTCTGTCCTGGTTCTTCGAGCGCTTGCGCAAGACACAGGAGCTTGCCCGCGCGGGCTACGACGCCACCTTCGACCAGGCGGCGGTGGGCATCGCCCTGGTGGCCCCCGATGGCCGGTGGCTGCGCGTCAACCGGAAACTCTGCGCCATCATCGGATACAGCCGGGAAGAGCTGCTGGCCAAAACCTTTCAGGACATCACGCACCCCGACGATCTCGATGCCGACCTCGAACTGGTTCGTCGCATGCTGGCGAAAGAGATCGACACCTACACCATGGAGAAGCGCTATCTCCACAAGGATGGCGACGTCATCTGGGCCAATCTGACCGTCTCGCTGGTTCGCACGCCCGATGGCGTCCCGGACCACTTCATCTCGGTGATCGAGGACATCTCGAAGCGCAAGGCGGCGGAGGCGGCGTTGCGCGAAAGCGAGGCGCAATTACGTCAGGCCGAGGCCCTGGCCAGCCTGGGGCATTGGAGTTGCGACCCGCATTCGGGCGCACAGACGTGGTCGGAGGAAATCCATACGTATTTTGGGCGAGATCCGGCGCTGCCGCCAGTCGCCTTGCCCGAAATGGAGCCGTACTTCGTGGCGGAAAGCTGGGCAAGGCTTTCCGCCATGGTGAAAAGAGCCGTGACCGACGGATTGCCATACGAATGCGATGCCGAACTGGTGCGCCCGGACGGCACGCACCACTGGGTCACCGTGCGTGGACAGGCCATCCGCGACGCCGCCGGGCAGGTTGTCGCCCTGCGTGGCACCATGCAGGACATCACCGCGCGCAAGCGCGTCGAGGACGACCTGCGGCATCGCAACGAGGAGCTGGAACATTTCGATCAGCTGACGGTCGGCCGCGAGCTGCGAATGATCGAACTCAAGCGCGAGGTGAATGCGCTGGCCCAGGAACTGGGCCGCGCACCACCCTATGCCATGGGCTTCACGGACGAGGTGCCCGAGTGA
- a CDS encoding PAS domain S-box protein has protein sequence MMPSRTRFVVVTVLAYAIGASVWILVSDSVMALLLDPETMTRFAKIKGLAFVTVTAALLGMAMFRIPARGMNTDGAPHISSLSSTVGGMVKGMRLRNYLVRLILLSGAPLLALAVVLGALTIRDREAESEAQAESIVRDVMAEIDQKLSSRLGALGMLANSPLLDEPALWPQFYRLAQEFKAGFGSHVILAETGDPMRMVMNTREPLGTPLPPLPRPQGRAAAPEALATGKPVVGDSFMGPVSKSPLIAIAVPAVRAGAATRHIVLTTIETGQFQQHLDRLRLPAGWSLAVRDGRGSTIASRGRGGDDVADGRNHLSAPSSVAGWTVALTIPRDVRNAPAIAASILLGLGLLLAGGGSVLGGLWASRTIDRQISSLADGEENAAAPTIAEIVRVRQRLDLAAEQIRDNQERFARLFEAVPVALGFSTFDGRILARNRHFDSVFSRTATELATIDDWWRQSYPDPEYREQAKASWSERLAQAIAERGPIAPAEVWIVCGDGRRRLFEVSGIAVDDGALAIFVDVTERRQAEEALRHRAEEMELLLHQVSDSEEKFRLLAENAIDVIFWADPQQRLRYLSPACRHVFGRAVEDFLADPNLMTAIIHPDDRDAYVRHLAEADNHVGEMEFRVVHPDGAIHWVAHRCWPVHAADGAHLGRHGINHDITDRKQAGVALREGEERFRQLFEHAPIALSTSDRDGRIALMNSSFINLFGYTPAEMQTVEDWRRLVLVDPQQREFESLDRANNWKGESGHSSSMEFHEQTVRCRDGSTKTVLLSRRNLGADMLLVVVDVTERKSIEANLMARNEDLRRFNSAMVGREIDILAMKKTINALSAELGRAPPYPLSFLQDEHGRPTS, from the coding sequence ATGATGCCCTCTCGTACCCGCTTCGTGGTCGTCACGGTCCTGGCTTACGCAATCGGGGCGTCGGTTTGGATTCTCGTGTCGGACTCGGTCATGGCGCTGTTGCTGGACCCCGAGACCATGACCCGATTCGCCAAGATCAAGGGCCTGGCCTTCGTCACCGTTACCGCGGCTCTTCTTGGCATGGCCATGTTCCGCATTCCCGCCAGGGGGATGAATACGGACGGTGCGCCGCACATATCCTCCTTGTCTTCGACCGTCGGTGGAATGGTCAAGGGAATGAGGCTGCGAAATTACCTGGTCAGGCTGATCCTGCTGAGCGGCGCCCCCTTGCTGGCCCTGGCGGTCGTCCTGGGCGCCCTCACCATCCGGGACCGGGAGGCCGAGAGCGAGGCACAGGCCGAGTCCATAGTCCGGGACGTGATGGCCGAGATCGATCAGAAGCTGTCCTCGCGCCTGGGGGCGCTGGGCATGCTGGCCAATTCCCCGCTGCTCGACGAGCCGGCGTTGTGGCCGCAATTCTATCGGCTGGCCCAGGAGTTCAAGGCCGGCTTCGGCAGCCATGTGATTTTGGCCGAGACGGGCGATCCCATGCGCATGGTGATGAACACCCGCGAACCGTTGGGCACGCCGCTGCCGCCATTGCCGCGCCCTCAAGGCAGGGCCGCCGCCCCGGAGGCCCTGGCCACCGGCAAGCCGGTCGTCGGGGACTCCTTCATGGGGCCGGTATCGAAAAGCCCCCTGATCGCCATCGCCGTCCCGGCCGTGAGAGCGGGCGCCGCGACCCGACACATCGTTCTGACCACCATCGAGACGGGGCAGTTCCAGCAGCACCTCGACCGGCTGCGGCTGCCGGCCGGGTGGTCGCTCGCCGTGCGGGACGGCCGGGGCTCGACAATCGCCTCGCGCGGCCGCGGCGGGGACGACGTGGCGGACGGCCGCAATCACCTTTCGGCGCCATCCTCGGTCGCCGGATGGACGGTGGCGCTGACCATTCCCCGGGACGTCCGCAATGCACCGGCGATTGCCGCCTCGATCCTTTTGGGGCTGGGCCTGCTGCTGGCCGGAGGCGGCAGCGTTCTGGGCGGCCTGTGGGCCAGCCGCACCATCGATCGCCAGATCTCGAGCCTGGCCGACGGAGAGGAAAACGCGGCGGCCCCGACCATCGCCGAAATCGTCCGGGTCCGTCAGCGTCTCGACCTGGCGGCCGAGCAGATCCGCGACAACCAGGAGCGCTTCGCCCGCCTGTTCGAGGCGGTGCCCGTGGCCCTCGGCTTCTCGACCTTTGACGGCCGGATTCTGGCCCGCAATCGCCATTTCGATTCGGTGTTCAGCCGTACGGCGACGGAGCTTGCCACCATCGACGACTGGTGGCGCCAGTCCTATCCCGATCCCGAATACCGGGAGCAGGCGAAGGCCTCGTGGAGCGAAAGGCTTGCCCAAGCCATCGCTGAACGGGGCCCCATCGCGCCAGCCGAGGTCTGGATCGTCTGCGGCGACGGGCGCCGGCGCCTTTTCGAGGTCTCGGGCATTGCCGTCGATGACGGCGCGCTGGCCATTTTCGTCGATGTCACCGAACGGCGGCAGGCGGAGGAGGCTCTGCGCCACAGGGCGGAAGAGATGGAGCTCCTCCTCCATCAGGTGAGCGATTCCGAGGAGAAATTCCGCCTGCTGGCCGAAAACGCCATCGATGTCATTTTCTGGGCCGATCCACAGCAGCGCCTGCGCTACCTCTCGCCGGCCTGCCGGCACGTATTCGGGCGTGCGGTGGAAGATTTCCTGGCGGACCCGAACCTGATGACCGCCATCATCCATCCCGACGACCGGGACGCCTATGTCAGGCATCTGGCCGAAGCGGACAACCATGTGGGGGAGATGGAATTCCGCGTCGTCCATCCCGACGGCGCCATACATTGGGTGGCCCACCGCTGCTGGCCGGTCCATGCCGCCGATGGCGCCCATCTGGGACGGCACGGGATCAACCACGACATCACCGACCGCAAACAGGCCGGTGTCGCCCTTCGTGAGGGCGAGGAGCGTTTCCGGCAGTTGTTCGAGCACGCGCCGATCGCCCTGTCGACCAGCGACCGGGACGGGCGCATCGCGCTGATGAATTCGTCCTTCATCAACTTGTTCGGCTACACACCCGCCGAAATGCAGACGGTCGAGGACTGGCGGCGACTGGTCCTGGTCGATCCGCAGCAGCGTGAATTCGAATCCCTTGACCGGGCCAATAACTGGAAAGGCGAATCCGGCCATTCGTCATCCATGGAGTTTCACGAGCAAACCGTGCGATGCCGCGACGGTTCAACCAAGACAGTGCTCCTGAGCAGGCGGAATCTGGGCGCCGACATGCTGCTGGTTGTCGTTGACGTCACCGAGCGCAAGTCCATCGAAGCGAACCTCATGGCGCGCAACGAGGATCTGAGGCGTTTCAACAGCGCCATGGTCGGCCGGGAGATCGACATCCTCGCCATGAAGAAGACCATCAACGCCCTCTCGGCGGAACTCGGCCGCGCCCCGCCCTATCCGCTGTCCTTTCTGCAAGACGAGCACGGAAGGCCGACGTCATGA
- the recJ gene encoding single-stranded-DNA-specific exonuclease RecJ, which translates to MSHTQPAFLGVERSLSGRRWLARPGDERLALALSQRLGLPELVGRVLASRGVGLDEAERFLNPTLKDLLPDPGHLKGMEQAVERLVRAVTRAETIGIFGDYDVDGATSSALLKNAMDGMGARTRVYIPDRIKEGYGPNAPALLRLKDEGVGVVVTVDCGTTAFDALETATQAGLDMIVVDHHVGETALPAALAVINPNRLDETSPHGHMAAVGVAFLLAVGLNRGLKQAGWYASRPAPDLMRWLDLVALGTVCDVVPLVGVNRALVVQGLKVMARRGNVGLAALADVAGVKERPDSYTLGYVLGPRVNAGGRVGEAELGTRLMSTDNPAEAAEIARQLDGYNKDRQEIEAAVLYDAIEQVEGRPDDGRPLLIAAGENWHPGVIGIVAGRLKERYGRVACVVALEGDQGKGSGRSVSGLDLGSAIIAARQAGLLRAGGGHAMAAGFTVACDKLDALSDFLAERLQAQLEGELVPLLELDGALDAGAAGIELVETLSQVGPFGSGNPEPRFAISGARIARADVVGSGHVRLMLAGAGGKRLKAIAFRAADSEMGHALLSSAGAAFHLAGTLRVDTWQGNSSVQLIVDDAAIAR; encoded by the coding sequence ATGAGCCATACCCAGCCCGCCTTCCTGGGGGTGGAGCGCTCGCTGTCCGGGCGGCGCTGGCTGGCGCGGCCCGGCGACGAACGCCTCGCCCTGGCGCTGTCCCAGCGCCTCGGCCTGCCGGAACTGGTGGGCCGCGTCCTGGCGTCGCGCGGCGTGGGCCTGGACGAAGCCGAGCGCTTCCTCAACCCGACGCTCAAGGACCTCCTGCCCGATCCCGGCCATCTGAAGGGCATGGAGCAGGCGGTGGAGCGGCTGGTCCGGGCGGTGACCCGGGCCGAGACCATCGGCATCTTCGGCGATTACGACGTGGACGGCGCCACCTCGTCGGCGCTGCTCAAAAACGCCATGGACGGCATGGGCGCCCGCACGCGGGTCTACATCCCCGACCGCATCAAGGAGGGCTACGGCCCCAACGCCCCCGCTTTGCTCCGCCTCAAGGACGAGGGGGTCGGCGTGGTGGTCACGGTGGATTGCGGCACCACCGCCTTCGACGCCCTGGAGACCGCGACCCAGGCCGGCCTCGACATGATCGTCGTCGATCACCATGTGGGAGAGACGGCGTTGCCCGCCGCCCTGGCGGTGATCAACCCCAACCGCCTGGACGAGACCAGCCCCCATGGACACATGGCGGCGGTGGGCGTCGCCTTCCTGCTGGCGGTGGGGCTCAACCGCGGCCTCAAGCAGGCCGGCTGGTACGCGTCGCGCCCCGCCCCCGACCTGATGCGCTGGCTCGACCTGGTGGCGCTGGGCACCGTCTGCGACGTGGTGCCCCTGGTGGGCGTCAACCGCGCCCTGGTGGTCCAGGGACTCAAGGTGATGGCACGGCGGGGCAATGTGGGCCTCGCCGCCCTGGCCGACGTGGCCGGGGTCAAGGAGCGCCCCGATTCCTATACGCTCGGCTACGTGCTGGGGCCGCGGGTCAATGCCGGCGGCCGGGTGGGCGAGGCCGAGCTGGGCACCCGGCTGATGTCCACCGACAATCCGGCCGAGGCCGCCGAGATCGCCCGCCAGCTGGACGGCTACAACAAGGACCGCCAGGAGATCGAGGCCGCCGTGCTGTACGACGCCATCGAACAGGTGGAAGGCCGCCCCGACGACGGCCGTCCCCTTCTGATCGCGGCGGGCGAGAACTGGCATCCCGGCGTCATCGGCATCGTCGCCGGCCGGCTCAAGGAGCGCTATGGCCGCGTCGCGTGTGTGGTGGCGCTGGAAGGCGACCAGGGCAAGGGCTCGGGCCGCTCGGTGTCCGGCCTCGATCTGGGCTCGGCCATCATCGCGGCGCGCCAGGCCGGGCTGCTTCGGGCCGGCGGCGGCCACGCCATGGCGGCCGGCTTCACCGTGGCCTGCGACAAGCTGGACGCGCTGTCCGACTTCCTGGCCGAACGCCTCCAGGCCCAGTTGGAAGGCGAGCTGGTGCCGCTGCTGGAACTGGACGGCGCGCTCGACGCCGGCGCGGCAGGCATCGAACTGGTGGAAACCCTCTCCCAGGTCGGCCCCTTCGGCTCGGGCAACCCGGAACCGCGCTTCGCCATCTCGGGCGCCCGCATCGCCAGGGCCGATGTGGTGGGCTCGGGCCATGTGCGCCTGATGCTGGCCGGCGCCGGCGGCAAGCGCCTGAAGGCCATCGCCTTCCGCGCCGCCGATTCCGAGATGGGCCACGCCCTGCTGTCCTCGGCGGGCGCCGCCTTCCACCTAGCCGGAACCCTGCGCGTCGACACCTGGCAGGGCAATTCGTCGGTCCAATTGATCGTCGACGACGCGGCAATCGCACGCTGA
- the glpX gene encoding class II fructose-bisphosphatase, translated as MSIYSATLPVLDRNLALEVVRVTESSALAAARQTGRGDERAADQAACSAMQHALNGLAMEGVIVNGEGDDPSQPLHTGEKVGNGKGPKVDIVLTALEGRSICARGAHNALSVVAMTEEGSFLKVPQHSYMEKIVVGAGLPAGLLDLDSTPEENLSRLAEAKGLTISELTVSVLDRPRHAELIERLYAAGVRVTLFDDGDVSGALAAGLPGSGVDVYMGSGGAAQGVLAAAGLKCLGAQMQCRLLCRSEADHAAARRVGIGDTRRKWNIDDMVRGEVMFAATGITDGHVLKGARLFPGNRAESHSLVMRSATGTIRHLSVQHDLSRSHLPA; from the coding sequence ATGTCCATTTATTCCGCCACCCTGCCCGTCCTTGACCGCAACCTGGCGCTGGAGGTGGTGCGCGTCACCGAATCCAGCGCGCTGGCCGCCGCCCGCCAGACCGGACGTGGCGACGAACGCGCCGCCGACCAGGCCGCCTGCTCGGCCATGCAGCACGCCCTGAACGGCCTGGCCATGGAAGGCGTCATCGTCAACGGCGAAGGCGACGACCCCAGCCAGCCGCTGCACACCGGCGAGAAGGTGGGCAACGGCAAGGGCCCCAAGGTCGACATCGTGCTGACCGCGCTGGAGGGCCGCTCCATCTGCGCGCGCGGCGCCCACAACGCCCTGTCGGTAGTGGCCATGACCGAGGAAGGCAGCTTCCTCAAGGTGCCACAGCACTCCTACATGGAAAAGATCGTGGTCGGCGCCGGCCTGCCCGCCGGCCTGCTGGACCTGGATTCCACGCCCGAGGAGAACCTGTCGCGGCTGGCCGAGGCCAAGGGCCTGACCATCTCGGAACTGACCGTCAGCGTTCTCGACCGCCCCCGCCACGCAGAGCTGATCGAGCGCCTCTACGCCGCCGGCGTGCGGGTCACCCTGTTCGATGACGGCGACGTGTCCGGCGCGCTGGCCGCCGGCCTGCCCGGCTCGGGCGTCGACGTCTACATGGGCTCGGGCGGGGCCGCCCAGGGCGTGCTGGCCGCCGCCGGGCTGAAATGCCTGGGCGCCCAGATGCAGTGCCGCCTGCTGTGCCGCTCGGAAGCCGATCACGCCGCCGCCCGCCGGGTCGGCATCGGCGACACGCGGCGCAAGTGGAACATCGACGACATGGTGCGCGGCGAAGTGATGTTCGCCGCCACCGGCATCACCGACGGCCATGTGCTGAAGGGCGCCCGCCTGTTCCCCGGCAACCGGGCGGAAAGCCATTCCCTGGTCATGCGCTCGGCCACCGGCACCATCCGCCACTTAAGCGTCCAGCACGACCTCAGCCGGAGCCATCTGCCCGCATGA
- a CDS encoding homoserine dehydrogenase — MTKANPLKIAIAGLGTVGGGTVQLLHDQAELLAARAGRPLALVGAAALVKPPELPLDGVAFFADARDMAKTCDYDVLVELIGGAKGIALDVVRTALERGKSVVTANKAMIAHHGLELARIAEAKGGNIGFEASVGGGIPVIKSLREGLAGNRVTKVMGILNGTCNYILTTMRETGRDFSDVLAEAQALGYAEADPSFDIDGTDTAHKLAILASLAFAMPTNIDGVSCEGIRNVSALDIRYADELGYRIKLLGVASVSDQGVETRVYPAMVPLSFPLAHVSGPFNAIVTEGDFVGRTVLEGRGAGARPTASAVVADLMDLASGRTMPTFGLKVEALKPRPAAPSGAHRSAYYIRLMVRDEPGVFADVAAALKQEKVSMEQIIQRGRAPSEVVPVVMTVHETDEASMLRAVERIRALVSVTDLQLIRIESL; from the coding sequence ATGACCAAAGCCAATCCCCTCAAAATCGCCATCGCCGGCTTGGGCACCGTCGGCGGCGGCACCGTGCAGCTGCTGCACGACCAGGCCGAATTGCTGGCCGCCCGCGCCGGGCGCCCGCTGGCCCTGGTGGGCGCCGCCGCTTTGGTCAAGCCGCCGGAGTTGCCGCTGGACGGCGTGGCCTTCTTCGCCGACGCCCGCGACATGGCCAAGACCTGCGATTACGACGTGCTGGTCGAGCTGATCGGCGGCGCCAAGGGCATCGCGCTCGACGTGGTCAGGACGGCGCTGGAACGGGGCAAGAGCGTGGTCACCGCCAACAAGGCGATGATCGCCCACCATGGGCTGGAACTGGCCCGGATCGCCGAGGCCAAGGGCGGCAATATCGGCTTCGAGGCCAGCGTCGGCGGCGGCATCCCGGTGATCAAGTCCCTGCGCGAAGGCCTGGCCGGCAACCGCGTCACCAAGGTGATGGGCATCCTCAACGGCACCTGCAACTACATCCTCACCACCATGCGCGAAACGGGGCGCGACTTCTCCGACGTGCTGGCCGAGGCCCAGGCGCTCGGCTATGCCGAGGCCGACCCCAGCTTCGACATCGACGGCACCGACACCGCCCACAAGCTGGCCATCCTGGCGTCGCTGGCCTTCGCCATGCCGACCAATATCGACGGCGTGTCGTGCGAGGGCATCCGCAACGTCAGCGCGCTGGACATCCGCTATGCCGACGAGTTGGGCTACCGCATCAAGCTCCTGGGCGTCGCCTCGGTCTCGGACCAGGGCGTCGAGACCCGCGTCTACCCCGCCATGGTGCCGCTGAGTTTCCCGCTGGCCCATGTGAGCGGCCCCTTCAACGCCATCGTCACCGAGGGCGATTTCGTCGGCCGCACCGTGCTGGAAGGAAGGGGCGCGGGTGCGCGCCCCACCGCCTCGGCCGTGGTCGCCGACCTGATGGACCTGGCCTCGGGCCGGACCATGCCCACCTTCGGCCTGAAGGTCGAGGCGCTGAAGCCCCGGCCCGCCGCCCCCTCGGGCGCCCATCGCAGCGCCTATTACATCCGCCTGATGGTCAGGGACGAGCCCGGCGTGTTCGCCGACGTGGCCGCCGCGCTCAAGCAGGAGAAGGTCTCCATGGAGCAGATCATCCAGCGCGGCCGCGCGCCGTCCGAGGTGGTCCCGGTGGTGATGACCGTGCACGAGACCGACGAGGCCTCCATGCTGCGCGCCGTCGAGCGCATCCGGGCGCTGGTCTCGGTCACCGACCTGCAGCTGATCCGTATCGAGTCCCTGTGA
- a CDS encoding LL-diaminopimelate aminotransferase gives MSSQQHDFHRIKRLPPYVFAEVNAMKARARAAGEDIIDFGMGNPDQPTPAHIVDKLVEAARNPRAHRYSMSRGIPGLRKALSAYYQRRFNVDIDPEAECIVTLGSKEGLANLANAITSPGDIVLVPNPSYPIHPYGFIIAGGSCRFVPVTPDAEFLKALDRAVRHSVPKPIALVLNYPSNPTALLADLDFYGQVVEFCRHHGIWILSDLAYSEIYFDVAPPPSILQIPGAKDIAVEFTSMSKTYNMPGWRIGFAAGNKTLIAALGRIKSYLDYGAFTPIQVAATAALNGPQDCVDEIRALYKGRRDALIEGLSAAGWDIPSPPATMFAWAPIPKAFAHLGSLEFSKLLMREAQVAVAPGIGFGEYGDSHVRIGLVENVQRTRQAVRNIKTFLGNTGQVLEASEKQRMAGTER, from the coding sequence ATGAGCAGCCAGCAGCACGACTTCCATCGGATCAAGCGCCTTCCGCCCTATGTGTTCGCCGAGGTGAACGCCATGAAGGCCCGCGCCCGCGCCGCCGGCGAGGACATCATCGATTTCGGCATGGGCAACCCCGACCAGCCCACCCCCGCCCACATCGTCGACAAGCTGGTGGAAGCCGCCCGCAATCCCCGCGCCCACCGCTACTCCATGAGCCGCGGCATCCCCGGCCTGCGCAAGGCGCTGTCGGCCTATTACCAGCGCCGGTTCAACGTCGACATCGATCCCGAGGCCGAGTGCATCGTCACGCTGGGCTCCAAGGAGGGGCTGGCCAATCTGGCCAACGCCATCACCAGCCCCGGCGACATCGTGCTGGTACCCAATCCCAGCTATCCCATCCACCCTTACGGCTTCATCATCGCCGGCGGCTCGTGCCGCTTCGTGCCGGTGACCCCCGACGCCGAATTCCTGAAGGCGCTGGACCGCGCCGTGCGCCATTCGGTGCCCAAGCCCATCGCCCTGGTGCTGAACTATCCGTCCAACCCCACCGCGCTCTTGGCCGATCTCGACTTCTACGGCCAGGTGGTGGAGTTCTGCCGCCATCACGGCATCTGGATCCTGTCCGACCTGGCCTATTCCGAGATCTATTTCGACGTGGCCCCGCCGCCCTCGATCCTGCAGATTCCCGGCGCCAAGGACATCGCGGTCGAGTTCACCTCCATGAGCAAGACCTACAACATGCCGGGCTGGCGCATCGGCTTCGCCGCCGGCAACAAGACGCTGATCGCGGCACTCGGCCGCATCAAGAGCTATCTCGATTACGGCGCCTTCACCCCCATCCAGGTGGCGGCCACCGCCGCGTTGAACGGTCCGCAGGATTGCGTCGACGAGATCCGCGCGCTGTACAAAGGCCGCCGCGACGCCCTGATCGAGGGATTGAGCGCCGCCGGCTGGGACATCCCCAGCCCGCCCGCCACCATGTTCGCCTGGGCCCCCATCCCCAAGGCCTTCGCCCATCTCGGCTCGCTGGAATTCTCCAAGCTCCTGATGCGCGAGGCCCAGGTGGCGGTGGCGCCCGGCATCGGCTTCGGCGAATACGGCGATTCCCACGTCCGCATCGGACTGGTGGAAAACGTCCAGCGCACCCGTCAGGCGGTGCGCAACATCAAGACCTTCCTCGGCAACACCGGACAGGTGCTCGAGGCTTCCGAAAAACAGCGCATGGCAGGAACGGAACGATGA
- a CDS encoding alpha/beta hydrolase produces MAEQTGADSKMIDPAELSKAMTNIAERSQRIVTDFLTRQAADPSAATADPLNIGNAFMEMTAKLMSDPAKLVEANLNLWQDYMSLWQNTARRMMGEETQPVVAPDSGDRRFKDEMWQENEIFDFIKQSYLLSARWMQGMVKNVEGLDDHTAKKVDFYTRQFVDAMAPSNFVLTNPEVLRATVESRGENLLKGLNNLLDDLERGKGNLAIKMTDYDAFKVGDNIAVTPGKVVFQTDLMQLIQYDPTTEQVLEKPLLILPPWINKFYILDLRPKNSLIKWAVDQGHTVFVISWVNPDEKLAHKGFGDYMLEGPLAAIDAIEKATGSKQVNAAGYCLGGTLLACTLAYLAAKGEDRIASATFFTTMTDFKEPGELGVFIDEEQLSALETRMNQAGYLDGRDMATTFNMMRANDLIWSFVVNNYLLGKDPFPFDLLYWNSDSTRMPAAMHSFYLRKMYQENRLIEAGGIELNGVKIDLGNIKTPIYMLSTREDHIAPWQSTYALTQHVSGPIKFVLSASGHIAGVVNPPAANKYCYWTNTKKPKNPEVWLAGATQVDGSWWTDWQKWVEKFAGKQVPARVPGSGKLKAIEAAPGSYVRVKAV; encoded by the coding sequence ATGGCTGAGCAGACGGGCGCCGATTCCAAGATGATCGATCCGGCGGAACTCTCCAAGGCGATGACCAACATCGCCGAACGGTCCCAGCGCATCGTGACCGACTTTCTCACCCGTCAGGCGGCGGACCCCTCGGCGGCCACGGCCGATCCGCTGAACATCGGCAACGCCTTCATGGAGATGACGGCCAAGCTGATGAGCGACCCGGCCAAGCTGGTCGAGGCCAATCTCAACCTGTGGCAGGACTACATGTCGCTGTGGCAGAACACGGCGCGCCGCATGATGGGCGAGGAGACCCAGCCGGTGGTTGCCCCCGATTCCGGCGACCGCCGCTTCAAGGACGAGATGTGGCAGGAAAACGAGATTTTCGACTTCATCAAGCAGTCCTACCTGCTGTCCGCCCGCTGGATGCAGGGCATGGTGAAGAACGTCGAGGGCCTGGACGACCACACCGCCAAGAAGGTGGACTTCTATACCCGCCAGTTCGTGGACGCCATGGCGCCCAGCAATTTCGTCCTGACCAACCCGGAGGTGCTGCGCGCCACCGTGGAGAGCCGGGGCGAGAACCTGCTGAAGGGCCTCAACAACCTGCTGGACGATCTTGAGCGCGGCAAGGGCAACCTGGCCATCAAGATGACCGATTACGACGCCTTCAAGGTGGGCGACAACATCGCCGTCACCCCGGGCAAGGTGGTCTTCCAGACCGACCTGATGCAGCTGATCCAGTACGATCCCACCACGGAACAGGTTCTGGAAAAGCCGCTGCTGATCCTGCCGCCGTGGATCAACAAGTTCTACATCCTGGATCTGCGGCCCAAGAACTCGCTGATCAAGTGGGCGGTGGACCAGGGCCACACGGTGTTCGTCATTTCCTGGGTCAACCCGGACGAGAAGCTGGCCCACAAGGGCTTCGGCGACTACATGCTGGAAGGCCCGCTGGCTGCCATCGACGCCATCGAGAAGGCCACCGGCTCCAAGCAGGTCAACGCCGCCGGCTACTGCCTGGGCGGCACGCTGCTGGCCTGCACCCTGGCCTATCTGGCCGCCAAGGGCGAGGACCGCATCGCCTCGGCCACCTTCTTCACCACCATGACCGACTTCAAGGAGCCGGGCGAGCTGGGGGTGTTCATCGACGAGGAGCAGCTCTCGGCGCTGGAAACCCGCATGAACCAGGCGGGGTACCTGGACGGCCGCGACATGGCGACCACCTTCAACATGATGCGCGCCAACGACCTGATCTGGTCGTTCGTGGTCAACAACTACCTGCTGGGCAAGGATCCGTTCCCCTTCGACCTCTTGTACTGGAACTCGGATTCCACCCGCATGCCCGCCGCCATGCACAGCTTCTACCTGCGCAAGATGTACCAGGAGAACCGGCTGATCGAGGCCGGCGGCATCGAGCTCAACGGCGTCAAGATCGACCTCGGCAACATCAAGACCCCCATCTACATGCTGTCGACGCGCGAGGACCACATCGCGCCGTGGCAGAGCACCTACGCGCTCACCCAGCATGTTTCCGGGCCGATCAAGTTCGTGCTGTCGGCCTCGGGCCACATCGCCGGCGTGGTCAACCCGCCGGCGGCCAACAAGTACTGCTACTGGACCAACACCAAGAAGCCCAAGAACCCGGAAGTCTGGCTGGCCGGCGCCACCCAGGTGGACGGTTCGTGGTGGACCGACTGGCAGAAGTGGGTCGAGAAGTTCGCCGGCAAGCAGGTTCCCGCCCGCGTGCCGGGCTCGGGCAAGCTCAAGGCCATCGAGGCCGCTCCGGGCTCCTATGTCCGGGTTAAGGCGGTGTAG